A segment of the Colletotrichum destructivum chromosome 3, complete sequence genome:
AGCGATCGGCTGCctgtctcctcctcggtgtTATGGCCTTTGATGGTGTTACCAGAGCGTCCACATGTCGCAGTTTCGAGGGCGTGACGGGGCCGCTGGCTGACGGAATGGCGGGCTTGGGCTTAGGCGGGCGGCCCCTTCGCTTCGTTGGAGTTTGCTTCACGGCCACCGGTTCCGTATCtacctcctcttcgtcatcgttgTCAGAGGGTATTTCGTATGGGTCGACAGGTGCATTTTGACGCCTCCGCTTCGACGGGGTGCCGTTCACAGGCTCGGGTTTCGTATTGTCCTGAAGTTGCTGGCGGGAGCGTTTCTGGCTCAGTCTCCCACTGGGGGAGTCGCCCACATCGGGTTCATTTGTTCCCCTGAGAACCATTGTCAACGGTACGTTGTTGCTTGTCCAATATGTGGGTTCAAGGGCAGGTGGTTGTATACTGCGGGCTTCTGAGGGCACGGCACAGCAACGGACGACGCGCTGACGCGAAAATGTGAAGTCGGGCTAGGAGGGAGACCGGGAAGTGGGTCCGTGGCTCTAATTGAACTGGGGAAGCGTTGGTGCATCCAGTGGCCTACCTCCCATAGTCACGATACGATGCTATCTATCTGGTTCAACCAGGCATTGTGTCCATGGATTCCCCTTAACGTGCTTTTGGCAAGCGGTCTTCAATTTTGTCTTTGCTGATGCTTTTGCTCTATCACTTGGAGAGACACTCTCGAATCATAGCCGAACTGACTGGTGTCACCTGCTAGATATGACCATACCTGTCGTCCAACATGATGTACGTATGCAACCGAGATTCAATTCAGATATAGTATTGGCGGGGTTTTCTCCAATCCCAAAAAGAGAAGATGGATCGAAAGTGCCAACCCCGAATGAGTTCAAGGCGAGCGACGACACTTTCAAACTGATAGGATGAAATAGCTCCGCAACAGTTCTGTGCTGGGCTTCAATTCGAAAATCCCCCATTCACTGGTGCATATTTCTCATGTTAGGCTGAGCACTACCACCTGTCCGAACTAAATGTAAAGATTCTGTTCATCAACAGGTAATCCACATGCAAACGCTGTCTGACAGGGGCCCCTGCACATCGGCAACCTTATCTTATCAGCCGACAGGGGTAGCTACCGCCCTAAGCTCCCAAGGGCCAAATTTCAACTCTCTAGTCCATTGCACTCAACCACACAGACGTCACCTCTCCACAGCCTCACCTCTCGGCCGTTCGCTAAGATGAATCTCAACCTCTCAGGATCGGTGAACGTCTTTAGATTACTTTTCAGACCATCCCTTTGTCTACCGCAACACACCGTCGCTACTTTTAACGATTTGCCAATTCCCCTGCAGAAAGCCTTCGAAGGGCAGATCCGTGACTGTGACATCCGGGCGGTTGTTCTTGACAAGGACGATTGCTTCGCGGTCCCCCACACTAATGAAGTCTATAAGCCGTATAAAGTATGTCGACCTACCTAGTTCAACGCGCCTTCATTTCCACTCACCATCGTCAACAGGAACGCTTTGAGCAGCTCAAGGCCGCGTatcccggccgccggctggTTATTGTGTCTAACACCGCCGGAGCCACATCCTACGACACCTCGCtgaagctggccaaggaaCTAGAAGAAGCAACTGGAATCACCGTTCTTGCTCACAAAACGAAGAAGCCCGGCTGCGGCTCCGAGATCATGGAGTACTTCCGCAGTCATCCCGAGACGGGTGtctcccatccatcccaggtcgccgtcgttggTGACCGCTTGACGACCGACATGATGCTGGCCAACATGATGGGTGGCTGGGGGTTTTGGATCAGAGAAGGCGTAGTACCAGCTGAGAAGAAGAGCATTGTAAGTCAGTCACTTGGGAAACTGAAAACTGTCTGCTAATGAGTTTAGTTCTCGAGACTTGAATGGCGTCTGGCTGCATCTTTGACTGCCAGGGGCTGCCAGGCCCCAGTGCCACAGAGCCCCTTTGAGTAGGTAGTcgatggcctgcttctcTAATGCTAGGTCACAGTGGGTGAGGTTTGCTTTGTGAAGCATGCTAAATGTGTTAATTATTTTTCTATCTACTTTTAAAGGACAAGCATTTAGGTTCCCTGACTGTAAGGTCTTAAGTCTTACCTTATAGCAACAATTTCTATTGTATTATTGTATGTCTTAGTACTTTAGAAAGTACTTTTATGTCTTATTAATAGTTTCTATCTTTCTATTATAGCTCTTACTGTAATACTCTATTTATTACCTTAACCTTAGAATATTGCCTCCTTACTAGACTTTACTCCTACTAAGTATATATTACCTACAACATCTTAGACTACTTTCTTATATTATTACTCTTACTGTAAGTTAGTAATAAAACCTATCTAGATGTAATTTACTTTTTGTTGCTTTATATTTCTATAAATTAGAGGCTTCTAGTAGATATATATTTCTAAATGGTTTAAGATAAAATAAGTAGTATACTATGCAATTATGAAGACCTAAACCTAAATCTAAAGTGGTAGTTCTTTATCTATGTAtattcttttcttctctatTTTTTGTGTTTTTACTGCATAACTACATTTGCCCTTGaccctttttttcttctatCCTATTGCTCCTTATGTCTAACACTACTCTTAGTTCTTTGTACTACTCTCTACTTCTGTCCTATTACACTTTCTCTCCTGTCACCCTTTCTCTCCTGTCACTCCTTTCGTCCTGTTACTCTTTCCGTCCTGTTTCACCTTCTATCCTGTTGCTCCTTCCGTCCTGTTACTCCTTCCGTCTTGTTACTCTTTCCGTCCTGTCACTCCTTCCGTCCTGATTCCTGATATTACTCTTGCCTCTCTAGGTAGGCATCCTTGTCTCCTGCTGCTCTTACTTACCCTTTCACTACTTCCGTCTTGTTCAAGAAAGCCACTTTCGTCGCATCCCTTAGGCAATCGTCTGCACATTCACATGCTCCTTACTTATCTAATTCACTGGACTACCCTCAATCACTACCTGTCCTCCAAGGACATAAAACTTCAACCTTTTTACAGCAGTCTCAAAATAGACCTTTGAAGCCTAATACAACACGCACTTGGTTCTAGGTTTTCCCTGTTTCTCTCAACTCAAGCCCAATTCATTCGGTTTATAATAGAAATACTTAGGAGCCTGGTCACTTTTCCACCGTCTAGTATTCATTCGCTCCTTCTCGAATCACCGAGTCGAATCCATCCTGGGCTCGAATCATTCATTCACGTACAATCCTTCAGAGTAAGTCTATATTATCTCGGCTTCATTCACTTCGTCCACactaccaaggtcagtaatTTAACTATAATTCCTGGCCGTTAGGGTAATCCATGATCACATTATTTACTACTCAATAGCTTTCTTACTCTACCTTTGCTCACCAGCATTCTTACCTCCATACTTACCCATATCACTCACACCCGACAGATAAAATGGGCGGTAAAGTCTGGTcagtcgacgaggagcgcgtCTTCTGGCGTGTCATCGTGCCACAGTCCCAGAAGCGGATTGGAAACGGACCCGCGCACGTCAAAAACTGGGAGCAACTCGCCCCGCTGATGCAGTCCATCATGGGTATCAAAGCCAAGCGCACCTACACTCATCTCGGTCTATGTAAGCCAGCCATATCCCGTTCACCACACATTTGCTAACATGGATCCAGTTGAGCACTTTTTCCAAAATATTGAGAAGAGTCGCGTCTCGCCCAACGCTGGGATTTTTGTGCGCGAGTATCAGAATGCCGTCAAAAGGGCCAACAAGGCCagggaagaggaaaaggcCCAGGAGACCGAGTTCGACTATGACAGTGATGATGCGACGACCTTCGTCAACGAGAGCCAGGACGCCGATAGCCAGGTCGAAAACGGCCTCGGTTACCACACTGACGAGACTACCGAGGTTGAGGATCATTTCGAGAATGACTCCGAGGAGGATGCAGTGAATGGTGACAAGAAACCCCGGCTCTTCACTCGGTTCCCCGCCAAGGATGGTCATTCTCAAGATTCCCCTTTTCCACACCAGAGTGGTCGCATCCTCGATGCTGGCATGGGCCATTACAACAAGTATGTCCCCAGCAGTTCAGTTCAGGCTCCTTTGCCTGCTGAGCGCCTTACCTTCGAGGGTCATCGAGTTCCCACAGCCAGTATGAGCTCTTACGGTGACTTTTTCCCGCACATGCCAATCCAAGCGCTTCTGTCCGCCGAGCGTTCGACTCTTGAGGGCACCTATCGCACCAACAGCCGAGCCCCCTCTGCCGACCTGGAGCCACACAGTGCAGTTCCTGGCATGCCGAGCCGGCCGCCTGCTGAGCAATCGCCTCTCCCAAAAGCGCCCTTGAAAGCTCCCAAGCGCAGAAGCAACCACCGAGCTCATCCATACGAGGGAGACAGACTCCAGCGGCGTGGCCGTGTTCATTCTCAGATTCCACAAGAGAGCACTAGTTACTATGGGGTTCCGGACAACCACCATTCTGTGCAGCACTACTATACGCCGATGGAGTTTGGTGACCAGGTTCCTTCTATGACGCACCGGAACCATGGCTACCATAACGAGCACTTCCAGCCGTACCCCGAGAACCATGGCCACTCCCAGTTCGCCCAGAGTCATCCGATGGGCTTATACGATCGATCTCATAGCCATCCTCACGTCCCTCACCCTCAGGTGGACTATGCGCCCCGACAGTTAATGGCCAACCAATTCTTTGATGCTCAAGATTGGCATTTGCTTAACCGCAACTCTCCTTCCATGGCAGCCAACTGTGAGAGCTATGAGAGTCGTACCTCCTCGCCAGCTGGCTATTACGGTCGTGAATCTGGCCTGATGGCGCCTAACCATGGAAGTTCCGAGAGCCGCTCTATGTCTAATCACGGCTACGACTCATCCGTCCCCGAGTACCCCCAGCGCCACTCATTTTCTGCTTCGGGTAGTTGGCAGCCTGTTCGTTATGGCCATCGCCAGGGTAGACACGCGGGGAGTCATTCGAACAGCCCCCAGATCCTCGCGGAGGAGCATGACGGACAGCTAGAGGCTGCGCTCGGCGAAGAGATCAAGCCGTCCGAGACTCCCGCTCATCACTGGGCCTAGTTGTTAGGCGACAGTATCTTTTGGGGCGTGCGTATGTCTCCCTGAGCCAGAACAGGTCTTATAATCGGCGATATAGCCCTTGTCAAAGGGCCCGTTGATTAATCGACGTTTGTGGTTGGGAAGACGACACGTTTGGAGAGAATTATTGATTGAACATTTGCGTTATGAGCCAAGACTGGTCAGCCTGGATGGATTTAGTTTGGGTCGGGGGTTTGGATGAGGTTAATGGGCATTACGGCCAGAGAGAGATACCCATCATGATCTTTTCGAAGAGAGCGCGCATTCATAGAGGGACCCTGGTCACCCAAGGCCTAGTAGAGTTAATGCCCGTAGGAATCGAGCATCGTTGATCAAACATGTTTTGTTGTTGAGGTAACGCCTCCTTTCCCTTTATCCCATGTCTCAAGTTTAATAGAAAATGCACAGTGACTAAGCTTTCCGAGGAAACTCGAACGACAAGAGTCTCTCGTGGTGGATACTGACAAGAAAAGTAGCGAGGAAGGACGGCATGATCTGATGTTGGGACTACCGTCCGAGCGAAGGGGAAGCGAAGGGGAAGCAAGGGTGTCAAGGACGAATATTGGAATTGAGCAAGACTGGGTTTCTACGAGGTTTAAAAGCGGTCTGTCTTCCAATCGAAGTGTTGGGTTGCAATCTGGACCCCCCCTAATAGACGTTAAAGAAACATTACAGGGCCATGCTTTCTTTTCTAGCTAACTCATCTCAACCTCGCCTGTAACCAACCAACAGTAATTTCGGCCAGCGACACCCAAACCATCCAGAAAAAATGCCAATCAACCTTGAAATACCAGTCTTTTCGCCCTCTTCAGTGTTGCACGCCCAGGCCCTCGGCGCGCAGCGCATCGAGCTCAATGCGCGCGGAAGTTATCATGCCGGCggcacgacgccgacgctgGCGGACCTCGAGGGCGTGACGAAATGGCTCACGGTGCCGTTGCGGATCATGATCCGGCCGCGCGGGAAGccggccgacgacgtggacTTTGTCTACGGAGATGACGAGCtcgcggcgatggcgagcgacgtcgaggccttcCGCGGGGCGCTACGGGCCGACCGGGGCGACGGGTTCGTGTTCGGCGCGCTGAGGAGGGACGGCGCGGCGTTggcggtcgacgtcgaggccaacCGAAggctcgtcgatgccgcggGTGGGCTGGCCTGTTCTTTCCACCGGGCCTTTGACGAAGTGATCAGCTctggagaggaaggagacgTCGAGAAGGGGGTAAGGGACCTGGTGGCGTGCGGGTTTCAAGGGGTTCTCACCTCGGGCGGgccggggacggcggcggcgaaccGGAAGGTgttggaggtggtggtgcgcGAGGCGAGCGCGGGGGCGAGGAAGCTGGAGGTCATTATTGGCGGCGGTGTGAGGAAAGAGAACGTTggggaggtggtggacgggTTGGGGGACGGGGTGTGGGCACACTCGAGCTGCTACACGGGCAAGTGCGAGGAGGgacaggtcgacgacgaagaggccaTGGGAATCCTGGAGAGGCTTGCTGAGAAGTAGGCTTGGCTGCTTTCTGATCGAGGCTGAGAAGACGTCGGATAGGCCATCAGCCGGGGTGGTCTCGGGTCCAGAGCTATCTATGGTGGACCGGAGCCGCGGCTGctcggggccggggcgggGACCGATGTGTGGCATCGAAGCGGAGCCACATTCTTCAGTATGATGTGTACCGCAGTCAACCTGGACGTGGAATCGACGCAGTTGTGCCTCGTCTTTTCACAACACAGTCTCCTATAGTAGTTGGGCCTCCGTACAAGCCATCCCATCCTGTGtcggagctgctgctgcaggagaTCGACCCTGGCGCAGGCGTAACAGCCGACGCCCAGATGAGATCCGACGGGGACGCAATCAGACAACAAGCAAATAAATGCTCGGCTGGACTATCAGACAGCGAGCATCTCGACCGCGTGGTGGGTTCAAATCTCCCGCGCATGCGCAATGATATCAATCTAGAATGGTTCTGAAGAATATGCTTTCCAATAGCTAGCCCCTGATCCATTTCAATAGCTACACCGTCAACTTTCTATCAAACATACAACCAACCTGGTGAAAAGCGCTACCTACAAGTGGCTCAACATGGGCCTAAACAGATGTACAGTCTGTAGTCAAAGCTGCTTTTCCATATGTGCTCTGGCAGTAGAATGCGGGAACTCATTTTACAACAATCTGAGCACGACTGATAATATAGTATTGTATTTTAAGATTTAACAGTACCAGACGAGCCATTGTGGTGAAATATCTACCTCCCGAAGACGCAATGCCATCACCAAAGTTCAACACTCACCCAAAACTCAACACCCAACACCGCCCGCAATGCTTTTGTAGTCTAAAACACATCACGTCTAAGCCTGGAGCGCTCGTCTGCGCCTGGCACCG
Coding sequences within it:
- a CDS encoding Putative phosphatidylglycerophosphate phosphatase, HAD superfamily gives rise to the protein MNLNLSGSVNVFRLLFRPSLCLPQHTVATFNDLPIPLQKAFEGQIRDCDIRAVVLDKDDCFAVPHTNEVYKPYKERFEQLKAAYPGRRLVIVSNTAGATSYDTSLKLAKELEEATGITVLAHKTKKPGCGSEIMEYFRSHPETGVSHPSQVAVVGDRLTTDMMLANMMGGWGFWIREGVVPAEKKSIFSRLEWRLAASLTARGCQAPVPQSPFE
- a CDS encoding Putative CutC-like domain superfamily protein, producing the protein MPINLEIPVFSPSSVLHAQALGAQRIELNARGSYHAGGTTPTLADLEGVTKWLTVPLRIMIRPRGKPADDVDFVYGDDELAAMASDVEAFRGALRADRGDGFVFGALRRDGAALAVDVEANRRLVDAAGGLACSFHRAFDEVISSGEEGDVEKGVRDLVACGFQGVLTSGGPGTAAANRKVLEVVVREASAGARKLEVIIGGGVRKENVGEVVDGLGDGVWAHSSCYTGKCEEGQVDDEEAMGILERLAEK